A single window of Bradyrhizobium sp. SZCCHNS1050 DNA harbors:
- a CDS encoding glutathione S-transferase N-terminal domain-containing protein, with product MIKLYGSLHSRALRNGWMLRELGLEWENVPTNFQDGSTRTPEFLAINPNGRVPALEDDGLRLCESLAINLYLARKYGGPLAPRTREEEALATQWSFWVIAEIEKPLLLAAANRVLFEPASARREAESISRSASSRGPGASSTLIYRSRLI from the coding sequence GTGATAAAGCTCTACGGATCGCTGCATTCGCGCGCCCTTCGGAATGGGTGGATGCTCAGAGAACTCGGGTTGGAATGGGAGAACGTGCCGACCAATTTTCAGGATGGCAGCACGCGTACACCGGAGTTTCTCGCCATCAACCCCAATGGCCGTGTCCCTGCGCTCGAGGACGACGGCCTGCGACTGTGCGAGTCGCTTGCGATCAATCTCTATCTCGCTCGCAAGTATGGCGGACCGCTCGCGCCGCGCACGAGGGAGGAGGAAGCGCTCGCAACCCAATGGAGCTTCTGGGTGATCGCCGAAATCGAGAAGCCCCTGCTGCTGGCTGCGGCCAACCGAGTTCTGTTCGAGCCCGCGAGTGCGCGACGCGAGGCTGAGTCGATATCGCGCTCGGCAAGCTCGCGCGGCCCTGGGGCGTCCTCGACGCTCATCTACAGAAGCAGGCTTATCTAG
- a CDS encoding glutathione S-transferase family protein, translating to MALGKLARPWGVLDAHLQKQAYLVNEDFTVADLNVASVMTLLPLAGIDIEAWPAMRRWLLECLERPAIADWKDVSFRIPRSETPLEMLRMFV from the coding sequence ATCGCGCTCGGCAAGCTCGCGCGGCCCTGGGGCGTCCTCGACGCTCATCTACAGAAGCAGGCTTATCTAGTGAATGAGGACTTCACCGTCGCCGACCTGAACGTTGCATCGGTCATGACGCTTCTACCGCTCGCCGGGATCGATATTGAGGCGTGGCCGGCCATGCGACGTTGGTTGCTTGAATGTTTGGAGCGCCCTGCGATCGCAGACTGGAAGGATGTCAGCTTCAGGATCCCTCGTTCGGAAACGCCGCTCGAGATGCTGCGGATGTTCGTTTGA
- a CDS encoding IS110 family transposase, translated as MKLSAALDTSSTKTAICVVNSRDGAVVFEASVATDPAIIFEALSPYLPRLDKVGHEAGSVAPWLHRELVSLGLPMVLLETRQAAAALEAQRNKTDKNDARGLAHLVRAGWYRPVHVKSQESHKIRLLLGHRRTLKRKLLDIENEIRQSLKVFGLMVGPRVQRATFVARVHELVACDRLIAGVTDCVLRAWEALWAEYKKLHDLLVQMVGRDELCRRFCAIPGVGPVTALTFKAAIDDPHRFSKSKTVGAHFGLTSRRIQTGTSIDIEGHISKCGDGEVRTVLYEAASAMLVRSKQWCGIKAWGVRVAAKRGHKRAVVAVARKLAVVMHRMWIDGSVFRFAAEDKSPAEPNLSNPTALAAAM; from the coding sequence ATGAAACTCTCAGCAGCACTCGACACATCCAGCACCAAGACCGCAATCTGCGTTGTGAACAGCCGTGACGGCGCCGTCGTGTTCGAAGCCAGCGTGGCGACCGATCCTGCGATCATCTTCGAAGCGTTGTCACCGTACCTGCCACGGCTCGACAAGGTCGGCCATGAAGCAGGAAGTGTAGCACCGTGGCTGCACCGCGAGCTCGTGTCTCTTGGCCTGCCCATGGTCCTGTTGGAAACGCGGCAGGCCGCGGCTGCGCTGGAAGCCCAGCGCAACAAGACTGACAAAAATGACGCGCGAGGATTGGCGCACCTCGTGCGTGCGGGCTGGTATCGACCGGTTCATGTCAAGAGTCAGGAGAGTCACAAGATACGGCTTCTGCTGGGACACCGGCGAACGCTGAAGCGAAAATTGCTCGACATAGAGAACGAGATCAGACAGTCCCTGAAGGTCTTCGGATTGATGGTCGGACCGCGGGTCCAGCGCGCGACATTTGTAGCGCGAGTGCACGAGTTGGTGGCTTGTGACCGGCTTATCGCCGGCGTGACAGACTGCGTGTTGAGAGCGTGGGAAGCACTGTGGGCCGAGTACAAAAAGCTGCATGATCTGCTGGTGCAGATGGTCGGCCGGGACGAACTCTGTCGACGCTTTTGCGCCATTCCCGGCGTCGGCCCGGTGACGGCACTGACCTTCAAGGCGGCCATCGATGATCCGCACAGGTTCAGCAAGTCGAAGACCGTCGGCGCGCATTTCGGACTGACATCCAGGCGTATCCAGACGGGCACATCCATCGACATCGAAGGGCACATTTCGAAGTGCGGCGACGGGGAGGTGCGCACCGTGCTCTACGAGGCGGCGAGCGCGATGCTGGTGCGCTCCAAGCAATGGTGCGGCATCAAGGCCTGGGGTGTCCGGGTCGCAGCTAAGCGAGGCCACAAGCGCGCGGTGGTGGCCGTTGCACGCAAGCTGGCAGTGGTGATGCATCGCATGTGGATCGACGGATCTGTGTTCCGGTTCGCAGCCGAAGATAAAAGCCCCGCTGAACCGAATTTAAGCAACCCGACGGCGCTCGCCGCCGCAATGTGA
- a CDS encoding aldehyde dehydrogenase family protein — MLEASLIIDGVEWPGAAGRFERRSPISGDLVTEAAAATPEQAVKAVESCAAAFPAWAATAPAAKRDILLRAAALLEARTDEFRDVMIGETGASKPWYVFNAKLAAGMLREAAGLTTQVKGEIIPSNKPGMFSMAVRRPAGVVLAIAPWNAPVILAVRAFCTAIACGNTVILKASELSPGTQFKLAQVMHDAGLPPGVLNFITHKPQDAGAVAEAMIAHPAVRRVNFTGSTRTGRIVAGTCARYLKPALLELGGKAPILVLRDADIDAAVAATAFGAYMHQGQICMSTERVVIDHAVADEFANKLAAKARTLVAGNPLTSDVPLGGLISVQSVHRVQELIADAVGKGAKLLAGGDADGALMNAALLDHVRPGMNIYYEESFGPVTTIVRVNDIEDAIRVANDTEYGLSSAIFTRDVGLAMVIAQRLDFGCCHINGPTVNDEAQMPLGGMKASGYGRFGGAPGIHEFTDVQWISVEDPNQHYPI; from the coding sequence GTGCTCGAGGCATCATTGATCATCGACGGCGTGGAGTGGCCCGGCGCCGCCGGACGGTTCGAAAGGCGCAGCCCCATCAGCGGCGATCTGGTCACGGAAGCAGCCGCAGCGACACCCGAACAAGCCGTCAAGGCGGTCGAGTCCTGCGCGGCGGCTTTTCCCGCCTGGGCCGCGACGGCCCCCGCCGCCAAGCGCGACATTCTCCTACGAGCTGCCGCTTTGCTCGAAGCGCGCACTGACGAGTTCAGGGACGTCATGATCGGCGAGACCGGAGCATCGAAGCCCTGGTATGTATTCAACGCGAAACTTGCCGCCGGCATGTTGCGGGAAGCCGCCGGTCTTACCACCCAGGTGAAGGGAGAGATCATTCCGAGCAACAAGCCGGGAATGTTCTCGATGGCGGTACGACGCCCGGCTGGCGTGGTGTTGGCGATTGCGCCGTGGAATGCACCCGTGATCCTGGCCGTGCGGGCGTTCTGCACGGCCATTGCTTGCGGCAACACGGTAATTCTCAAGGCCTCCGAGCTTAGCCCCGGGACCCAGTTCAAGCTCGCGCAGGTGATGCACGATGCGGGGCTGCCACCGGGCGTCCTCAACTTCATCACTCACAAGCCGCAGGATGCCGGAGCCGTCGCCGAGGCGATGATCGCTCATCCGGCCGTCCGCCGCGTCAACTTCACCGGTTCGACGCGAACGGGCAGGATCGTCGCCGGAACTTGTGCCCGCTATCTGAAGCCGGCGCTGCTCGAACTCGGTGGCAAAGCTCCGATTCTGGTGTTGAGAGATGCTGATATCGACGCCGCGGTCGCAGCGACCGCGTTCGGCGCCTACATGCACCAGGGTCAAATCTGCATGTCGACCGAGCGCGTGGTTATCGATCATGCCGTCGCCGACGAGTTCGCCAACAAGCTGGCGGCGAAGGCCAGGACTCTGGTCGCTGGCAATCCGTTGACCAGCGATGTTCCGCTCGGCGGATTGATCTCCGTCCAGTCCGTTCATCGCGTGCAGGAACTGATCGCGGACGCGGTTGGAAAAGGCGCAAAGCTGCTTGCCGGCGGCGACGCGGACGGCGCGCTCATGAATGCGGCGCTGCTCGATCACGTCAGGCCCGGCATGAACATCTACTACGAGGAGTCCTTTGGACCGGTCACGACGATTGTGCGCGTCAATGACATCGAGGACGCCATCCGTGTCGCCAACGACACGGAATATGGTCTTTCCTCCGCGATCTTCACCAGGGATGTCGGTCTTGCGATGGTGATCGCGCAGCGGCTCGATTTTGGCTGCTGCCATATCAACGGACCGACCGTCAACGACGAGGCTCAGATGCCGCTCGGCGGCATGAAGGCAAGCGGGTATGGCCGGTTCGGCGGTGCCCCGGGCATCCATGAATTCACCGACGTGCAGTGGATCTCCGTCGAGGATCCCAACCAGCACTATCCGATCTGA
- a CDS encoding helix-turn-helix domain-containing protein: MILDTAIAVMAKKGIERTSVMEVAEQAGLSNGSFYYHFRNKTELVEAVAGAVAAALVREVDEAISGIEQGTERVALATMLFIERGLQDPIWGRLIVHALSDLGEFREQIFAGIRKDVGIGIRQGYFKTVDSPALYAMLLAIVSASMREALVKRDDSIPAMAAQAILRVLGIDIVAAETVVTNAKQTLRKGHVWSRRPQ; encoded by the coding sequence TTGATCCTGGACACGGCTATCGCGGTCATGGCCAAAAAAGGAATCGAACGCACGTCCGTCATGGAAGTCGCCGAGCAGGCCGGGCTCTCCAACGGAAGCTTCTATTATCACTTCCGAAACAAGACGGAGCTGGTCGAGGCCGTTGCCGGCGCCGTCGCGGCCGCATTGGTCCGCGAGGTCGACGAGGCGATTTCTGGAATTGAGCAGGGCACCGAGCGGGTTGCGCTCGCAACGATGCTGTTCATCGAACGCGGTCTGCAGGATCCGATATGGGGGCGCCTGATCGTCCACGCACTCTCCGATCTCGGAGAATTTCGTGAGCAGATCTTTGCGGGCATTCGCAAGGATGTCGGCATCGGCATCCGCCAGGGTTATTTTAAGACGGTCGATTCGCCGGCCCTGTATGCGATGCTGTTGGCCATCGTCAGCGCCTCGATGCGCGAAGCATTGGTCAAAAGAGACGACTCGATTCCAGCAATGGCGGCCCAGGCCATCCTGCGGGTGCTGGGCATCGATATCGTGGCGGCCGAGACCGTCGTGACCAATGCGAAACAAACATTGCGCAAGGGACATGTCTGGAGCCGGCGCCCACAGTGA
- a CDS encoding iron-containing alcohol dehydrogenase: protein MVASLQLPRTVFGAGALSCLDEELDRLGMRRPMLVTDHGITTVGLVDRVTAALKRGPAAAILNDVTENPLFSDADRGAALYRTSNCDGVIALGGGSVIDTAKYIALLATNPGSVTNYAGNPTAKPRRCAPLAVIPTTAGTGSEASPDAGIHPDATTASTGMSSPAIVPHFAMLDPELSLTLPPRLTAATGIDAISHCVEGYLSSRMLPFADALALDGIRRAMAAIRDATQRGGDLRARSEMMAAAYAGGVAISMGLGPAHAIAITCGDQGFHHGLLSGIGLVCSLDSVCCHASDRAAAIAGAMGLSPGASLSAAIAVLMRTLNLPATLAELGYRGADVSALGSRAHASPFNQTARYHPSAAEYTEMIQRSLDGIIGAAAA from the coding sequence ATGGTCGCATCACTGCAACTTCCCCGCACCGTGTTCGGCGCCGGTGCACTGTCCTGCCTCGACGAGGAGCTCGATCGTCTGGGCATGAGGCGGCCGATGCTGGTGACCGACCACGGGATCACGACGGTCGGCCTGGTCGATCGCGTCACCGCTGCGCTCAAACGGGGCCCGGCCGCGGCGATCCTGAACGACGTGACCGAAAATCCCCTGTTCTCGGACGCTGACCGGGGTGCGGCGCTCTACAGAACAAGCAATTGCGATGGCGTGATCGCGCTCGGCGGCGGCTCGGTGATCGACACGGCCAAATACATCGCGCTGCTCGCAACCAACCCTGGAAGCGTAACCAACTATGCCGGCAATCCCACGGCCAAGCCTCGGCGATGCGCCCCGCTTGCAGTGATTCCGACCACTGCCGGGACAGGAAGCGAGGCATCGCCCGATGCCGGCATCCACCCGGACGCCACGACCGCCTCGACGGGAATGAGTTCGCCCGCCATCGTGCCGCATTTTGCGATGCTCGATCCGGAGCTGTCGTTGACGCTGCCGCCCCGGCTCACCGCGGCCACCGGAATCGATGCGATCTCACACTGCGTGGAAGGTTATCTTTCCAGCCGAATGTTACCCTTTGCCGACGCGCTTGCATTGGACGGCATCCGACGAGCAATGGCGGCCATCCGAGACGCAACCCAACGCGGCGGCGACCTTCGCGCACGATCGGAGATGATGGCCGCGGCCTATGCAGGCGGCGTAGCCATCAGCATGGGCCTAGGACCGGCGCACGCCATCGCGATCACCTGCGGCGACCAGGGCTTCCATCATGGACTGTTGAGCGGCATTGGCCTGGTCTGCTCGTTGGACTCCGTCTGCTGTCACGCCTCCGATCGGGCCGCGGCTATTGCGGGGGCGATGGGACTCTCCCCCGGAGCGTCGCTTTCCGCGGCAATCGCCGTGTTGATGCGGACCTTGAACCTGCCGGCGACCTTGGCCGAACTTGGTTACCGGGGGGCCGACGTCTCAGCTTTGGGTTCGCGCGCACATGCGAGCCCCTTCAACCAGACCGCACGCTACCACCCGTCTGCGGCGGAATATACGGAGATGATTCAGCGCTCATTGGATGGGATAATCGGTGCCGCCGCAGCCTGA
- a CDS encoding NAD(P)/FAD-dependent oxidoreductase, whose translation MSKSYDIVVIGSGHNGLTTAAYLAKAGLSVLVLEKNDWLGGGVVTKEILAPGFKFDLHSSLHVNIQANPLIRNDELKLQSKYGLKYLYPDAVYSTMFEDGSSLVTYKDVDRTCESIARISPSDAEAYRRFAAMSMKIVPMVTQSLFTPAPQQGPFYALLDQSVEGQEIFRALQMSKLDICREWFESDKLIIHLLKFAAETLTAPEDMGTGFILYTMPGMVHTYPIGVPVGGSGALVDALVACLEDHGAELRTEAPVEKVLVQNGRATSVRLASGEEIKARAAVIGQIHPWLIGDMVEKVAPDVVARARRVKTGAFSIMPQHLALNEPPKYKAGAEAGRVILANYAPPTLERFLRVFDNYRYGDMWSEGSTDTILASHMQCQFDETQCPPGKAAITVYGFGPFDLRTGAASWDERQWEIGDWLLERYREYAPNVTHENIIGRRFDTPLEVSRHSSMFQKGDVSGAGEYLHQIGGHRPNPELAKLKIPGIENLYLTGTAINVSSVSGAGRATAIRACQDLKINFDSLIG comes from the coding sequence ATGTCCAAGAGCTACGACATCGTGGTCATCGGGTCCGGCCATAACGGCCTGACGACCGCAGCCTATCTGGCCAAGGCAGGCCTGAGCGTGCTCGTACTGGAAAAGAATGACTGGCTCGGCGGTGGCGTGGTGACCAAGGAAATCTTGGCGCCCGGCTTCAAGTTCGACCTGCATTCGTCGCTGCACGTCAACATCCAGGCCAATCCACTGATCAGGAATGACGAGCTGAAGCTTCAGTCCAAATACGGCTTGAAATATCTTTACCCGGACGCCGTCTATTCGACGATGTTCGAGGACGGCTCCTCCCTCGTCACCTATAAGGATGTTGACCGGACCTGCGAGAGCATTGCCAGGATTTCGCCCAGCGACGCCGAGGCCTACCGCCGCTTTGCGGCGATGAGCATGAAGATCGTGCCGATGGTGACGCAGAGCCTGTTCACGCCCGCGCCGCAGCAAGGGCCGTTTTACGCCCTGCTCGACCAGAGCGTGGAGGGACAGGAGATTTTCCGCGCTCTGCAGATGAGCAAGCTCGACATCTGCCGCGAGTGGTTCGAGAGCGACAAGCTGATCATTCACCTGCTCAAGTTCGCAGCGGAGACGCTGACCGCGCCAGAGGACATGGGCACTGGATTCATCCTCTACACCATGCCTGGGATGGTTCACACGTATCCGATCGGCGTCCCGGTCGGCGGCAGCGGCGCACTGGTCGACGCATTGGTCGCCTGCCTTGAGGATCATGGCGCGGAGCTTCGGACGGAAGCACCGGTCGAAAAGGTACTGGTCCAAAACGGCCGCGCCACCTCGGTCCGTCTGGCGTCCGGCGAAGAGATCAAGGCGCGTGCAGCTGTTATCGGCCAAATTCATCCTTGGCTGATCGGCGATATGGTCGAGAAAGTGGCGCCGGATGTCGTCGCCCGTGCCAGGCGAGTCAAGACCGGCGCCTTCTCCATCATGCCCCAGCATCTCGCGCTTAACGAACCCCCAAAATACAAGGCCGGCGCCGAGGCCGGCCGGGTGATCCTCGCCAATTATGCACCGCCCACGCTCGAGCGATTTCTGCGCGTCTTCGACAATTATCGCTACGGCGATATGTGGAGCGAAGGATCGACCGACACCATTCTTGCCTCGCATATGCAGTGCCAGTTCGATGAGACCCAATGTCCCCCGGGCAAGGCCGCGATCACCGTCTATGGCTTCGGTCCGTTCGACCTGCGGACCGGTGCGGCATCCTGGGACGAGCGCCAATGGGAAATCGGCGACTGGCTGCTGGAGCGTTACCGCGAATATGCGCCCAACGTCACCCATGAGAACATCATCGGCCGCCGGTTCGATACGCCATTGGAAGTGTCACGGCATTCATCGATGTTCCAGAAGGGCGACGTGAGCGGGGCCGGCGAATATCTGCACCAGATCGGGGGCCACCGTCCCAATCCCGAGCTCGCGAAACTGAAGATACCGGGGATCGAGAACCTCTATCTCACGGGGACCGCGATCAACGTATCGAGCGTCAGCGGCGCAGGCCGCGCGACCGCGATCAGGGCATGCCAGGATCTGAAGATCAACTTCGACAGCTTGATCGGGTGA